One Kitasatospora viridis genomic region harbors:
- a CDS encoding gluconate:H+ symporter, which produces MMAALASSPALLAQTAKASAGTAWTGHDSWLLAVVGISIALVVVLISWVRLHAFLALMVGSFAVSLLSGESLGKVADSFTTGLGGITGKVGILIILGAVLGRLMADSGGIEQIVATLTRAVGPRGLPWAVTLVACLVGLSMFFEVGFVLLVPLVLQIAKRADYPVLRVGIPAMAGLATVHALVPPHPGVLVAIAAVHAQIGLTLVYGLIVAIPCAVVVGPLFTAYIWPKVPATIPETALAAFTTLADEELSDRGPRKLPRFSVTLATVLLPIALMMVKAGCDTFGWARGTTAYQVLEFLGTPAVALLVAILVALVTFGYGLGATREQVQRTLHRSFPPIAGVLVIVGAGGGYSQALADSGVNAAIGRAAGHLHIPLILLAWLVAALMRTATGSGTVATVAAAGIIGPMAHGLSDSHAALLALALGSGAAFLGHVNDAAFWLFKEYFGLSVGGTLRTWTVSHTLLSVTSLAGVLALYAVTS; this is translated from the coding sequence ATGATGGCAGCGTTGGCATCATCGCCGGCACTCCTGGCGCAGACCGCGAAGGCCTCCGCCGGGACCGCCTGGACCGGGCACGACAGCTGGCTGCTGGCCGTGGTCGGCATATCGATCGCCCTGGTCGTGGTGCTGATCAGCTGGGTCAGGCTGCACGCCTTCCTGGCCCTGATGGTGGGTTCCTTCGCGGTTTCGCTGCTTTCCGGGGAAAGTCTCGGAAAGGTCGCGGATTCGTTCACCACCGGTCTCGGCGGAATCACCGGGAAGGTCGGGATCCTGATCATTCTCGGCGCGGTGCTCGGCCGATTGATGGCGGATTCCGGCGGCATCGAGCAGATCGTCGCCACCCTCACCAGAGCCGTCGGCCCGCGCGGCCTGCCCTGGGCGGTGACCCTGGTCGCCTGCCTGGTCGGCCTGTCGATGTTCTTCGAGGTCGGCTTCGTGCTGCTGGTCCCGCTGGTGCTGCAGATCGCCAAGCGCGCCGACTACCCGGTGCTGCGGGTCGGCATCCCCGCGATGGCCGGCCTGGCCACCGTGCACGCGCTGGTCCCGCCGCACCCCGGCGTGCTGGTCGCGATCGCCGCCGTGCACGCGCAGATCGGCCTGACCCTGGTCTACGGCCTGATCGTGGCGATCCCGTGCGCCGTCGTGGTCGGCCCGCTCTTCACCGCCTACATCTGGCCCAAGGTGCCCGCCACCATCCCCGAGACCGCGCTGGCCGCCTTCACCACCCTGGCCGACGAGGAGCTGTCCGACCGCGGCCCGCGCAAGCTGCCCCGGTTCTCGGTCACCCTGGCCACCGTGCTGCTCCCGATCGCGCTGATGATGGTCAAGGCCGGCTGCGACACCTTCGGCTGGGCCCGCGGCACCACCGCCTACCAGGTGCTGGAGTTCCTCGGCACCCCGGCGGTCGCGCTGCTGGTGGCGATCCTGGTCGCCCTGGTCACCTTCGGCTACGGGCTCGGAGCCACCCGCGAGCAGGTCCAGCGCACCCTGCACCGCTCCTTCCCGCCGATCGCCGGCGTCCTGGTGATCGTCGGCGCCGGCGGCGGCTACTCGCAGGCCCTGGCCGACTCCGGCGTCAACGCCGCGATCGGCCGCGCCGCCGGCCACCTGCACATCCCGCTGATCCTGCTCGCCTGGCTGGTCGCCGCGCTGATGCGCACCGCCACCGGCTCCGGCACCGTCGCCACGGTGGCCGCCGCCGGCATCATCGGCCCGATGGCCCACGGCCTCTCCGACTCGCACGCCGCACTGCTCGCGCTCGCCCTCGGCTCCGGCGCGGCCTTCCTCGGCCACGTCAACGACGCCGCGTTCTGGCTCTTCAAGGAGTACTTCGGCCTCTCCGTCGGCGGCACCCTGCGCACCTGGACGGTCTCGCACACCCTGCTCTCGGTCACCTCGCTGGCCGGCGTGCTGGCGCTGTACGCCGTGACGTCCTAG
- a CDS encoding sensor histidine kinase gives MLRRPRPRLATQTLLAQVAVLCLVLGGGFALTADLLTGSAEHNYEQRALAVARATAENPVVVSRIAAGDDPRGEVQQAALAVAGRTGMLFVVVTDSHGIRYSHPDPAQVGKEVSTTPTALDGQESVSIQRGTLGDSARAKVPLRSPDGRVIGEVSTGVRLSTVDGAATPLIRREGFFAGGALLAGAGAAALLTRRLKRQTLGLEPVDLADLLREQQAVLHGVGDGVLAVDPDGRVTVCNEEAARLLGHPLPAGTALADAGLPPALERILTGRQELRQSVLVVGERVLVVTAQPVRRGEHQLGHVLTLRDRTELDELERERSALRALSDALRAQAHEYTNRLHTLSGLLDTGATAEARGYLRELAAAPLATEGRDGARLADPYLRGLLAAKAATASEHGVALRLDQDSYLPRRLTEPLDVVSVVGNLLDNAVKAAAAGHRRPAWVELSVLAEGSTLHVAVLDSGDGVAGADAERLFHQGFTTRAGADRDGHGIGLTLARQLVLKYGGELRLERTSGPEHGAVFVARVPDVLERADDEGEGGER, from the coding sequence ATGCTCCGCCGCCCCCGTCCCCGGCTCGCCACCCAGACCCTGCTCGCCCAGGTCGCGGTGCTCTGCCTGGTGCTCGGCGGCGGCTTCGCGCTCACCGCGGACCTGCTGACCGGCTCGGCCGAGCACAACTACGAGCAGCGCGCCCTCGCGGTGGCCCGGGCCACCGCGGAGAACCCGGTGGTGGTGTCCCGGATCGCGGCCGGCGACGACCCGCGGGGCGAGGTGCAGCAGGCCGCGCTGGCGGTGGCGGGCCGCACCGGGATGCTCTTCGTGGTGGTCACCGACAGCCACGGGATCCGCTACTCGCACCCGGACCCGGCGCAGGTCGGCAAGGAGGTCTCCACCACGCCGACCGCGCTCGACGGGCAGGAGTCGGTCTCGATACAGCGCGGCACGCTCGGCGACTCGGCCCGGGCCAAGGTGCCGCTGCGGTCGCCGGACGGCCGGGTGATCGGCGAGGTGAGCACGGGCGTGCGGCTGAGCACGGTGGACGGGGCGGCGACCCCGCTGATCCGCCGGGAGGGCTTCTTCGCCGGCGGCGCGCTGCTGGCCGGCGCGGGCGCGGCGGCGCTGCTGACCCGGCGGCTGAAGCGGCAGACCCTGGGCCTGGAGCCGGTGGACCTGGCCGACCTGCTGCGCGAGCAGCAGGCGGTGCTGCACGGGGTGGGCGACGGCGTGCTCGCGGTGGACCCGGACGGCCGGGTGACGGTCTGCAACGAGGAGGCGGCCCGGCTGCTCGGCCACCCGCTGCCGGCCGGCACCGCGCTCGCCGACGCCGGGCTGCCGCCCGCACTGGAGCGGATCCTGACGGGTCGTCAGGAGTTGCGGCAGAGCGTGCTGGTGGTGGGCGAGCGGGTGCTGGTGGTGACGGCGCAGCCGGTGCGGCGCGGCGAGCACCAGCTGGGCCACGTGCTGACCCTGCGCGACCGCACCGAGCTGGACGAGCTGGAGCGCGAGCGGTCGGCGCTGCGGGCGCTGTCCGACGCGCTGCGGGCCCAGGCGCACGAGTACACCAACCGGCTGCACACCCTCTCCGGCCTGCTGGACACCGGCGCCACCGCCGAGGCCCGCGGCTACCTGCGCGAGCTGGCCGCCGCGCCGCTGGCGACCGAGGGCCGGGACGGCGCCCGGCTGGCCGACCCCTACCTGCGCGGGCTGCTGGCCGCGAAGGCCGCCACCGCCTCCGAGCACGGCGTCGCGCTGCGGCTGGACCAGGACTCCTACCTGCCGCGCCGGCTGACCGAGCCGCTGGACGTGGTGAGCGTGGTCGGCAACCTGCTGGACAACGCGGTGAAGGCGGCCGCGGCCGGGCACCGCCGCCCGGCCTGGGTGGAGCTGAGCGTGCTGGCCGAGGGCAGCACGCTGCACGTGGCGGTGCTGGACAGCGGTGACGGGGTGGCCGGGGCGGACGCCGAGCGGCTGTTCCACCAGGGCTTCACCACCCGCGCGGGTGCCGACCGGGACGGGCACGGCATCGGGCTCACGCTGGCCCGGCAGCTGGTGCTGAAGTACGGCGGCGAGCTGCGCCTGGAGCGCACCTCGGGTCCGGAGCACGGCGCCGTCTTCGTGGCCCGGGTCCCGGACGTGCTGGAGCGGGCGGACGACGAGGGCGAGGGAGGCGAGCGGTGA
- a CDS encoding alpha/beta hydrolase family protein: MNGIRRTVAAAGLLLALPLSIATSSTAFAAAPAAPAATSAATAAGTAGAHAVLPRPTGPYAVGRDVLHLVDQDRPDPWVPSAGPRQLMVSMYYPAKPDTGGPAPYMTPEAARLLLDAKLPGNSIPTDALAGVGDWSRTDARPQPGRFPLVLLSPGFTMPRASLTSLAEDLASRGYVVALVDHTYENTGTTFPDGQTLTCAICDAPPPVGLPGIETSRATDLSFVVDQLTAHPHPAWQYSRMIDEQRIGVAGQSLGGATAVPALATDARIRAGVNLDGTMFYPVPADGLGGKPFLMINHPLPGGAEDPTWTDAWAKLDGWKRWLTFAGSDHETFTDDQLLLNDFGYPNPPGNTLPAERGIQLTREYVAAFFDLQLKGIPQPLLDGPTAQNPEVAFH; the protein is encoded by the coding sequence ATGAACGGAATTCGCCGCACTGTCGCGGCGGCGGGGCTGTTGCTCGCCCTGCCGCTCTCCATCGCCACCTCCAGCACCGCGTTCGCCGCCGCTCCGGCCGCGCCCGCCGCCACCTCCGCCGCCACCGCCGCCGGGACGGCCGGCGCCCACGCCGTGCTGCCGCGCCCGACCGGCCCGTACGCCGTCGGCCGGGACGTCCTGCACCTGGTGGACCAGGACCGGCCCGACCCGTGGGTCCCGTCCGCCGGGCCCCGCCAGCTGATGGTCTCGATGTACTACCCCGCCAAGCCGGACACCGGCGGCCCGGCCCCGTACATGACGCCCGAGGCGGCCCGGCTGCTGCTGGACGCCAAGCTGCCGGGCAACAGCATCCCCACCGACGCGCTCGCCGGCGTCGGCGACTGGTCGCGGACCGACGCCCGCCCGCAGCCGGGGCGCTTCCCGCTGGTGCTGCTCTCCCCCGGGTTCACCATGCCCCGCGCCTCACTGACCAGCCTGGCCGAGGACCTGGCCAGCCGCGGGTACGTCGTCGCGCTCGTCGACCACACCTACGAGAACACCGGCACCACCTTCCCCGACGGGCAGACCCTCACCTGCGCCATCTGCGACGCCCCGCCGCCCGTCGGCCTGCCGGGCATCGAGACGAGCCGGGCGACCGACCTGTCCTTCGTCGTCGACCAGCTGACCGCCCACCCGCACCCCGCCTGGCAGTACTCCCGGATGATCGACGAGCAGCGGATCGGCGTGGCGGGCCAGTCGCTCGGCGGGGCGACGGCCGTGCCCGCCCTGGCCACGGACGCCCGGATCCGGGCGGGGGTCAACCTGGACGGCACGATGTTCTACCCCGTCCCCGCCGACGGGCTCGGCGGCAAGCCGTTCCTGATGATCAACCACCCGCTGCCCGGTGGGGCGGAGGACCCGACCTGGACGGACGCCTGGGCCAAGCTGGACGGCTGGAAGCGCTGGCTGACCTTCGCCGGCTCGGACCACGAGACCTTCACCGACGACCAGTTGCTGCTGAACGACTTCGGCTACCCGAACCCGCCCGGCAACACGCTGCCGGCCGAGCGCGGCATCCAGCTGACCCGCGAGTACGTCGCGGCCTTCTTCGACCTCCAGCTGAAGGGAATCCCGCAGCCGCTGCTGGACGGGCCGACGGCGCAGAACCCGGAGGTCGCCTTCCACTAG
- a CDS encoding response regulator, whose amino-acid sequence MIRVLVVDDDYRVAELHARYVTATDGFQVVGTAGSAARALELDRELAPDLVLLDQYLPDRLGSELLPELGADVLMVTAAADAGQVRAALGGGAVGYLIKPFDAAALTDRLAGYARFRLQLGADRTLDQEQVDRALRALHGTDRGGRPRRPRETPTGERVAEAVRGAAGPVTASQLATVLGVSRPTAQRYLADLAADGTVRVELRYGAAGRPEHLYSWNGG is encoded by the coding sequence GTGATCCGGGTTCTGGTGGTGGACGACGACTACCGGGTGGCGGAGCTGCACGCCCGGTACGTGACGGCGACCGACGGCTTCCAGGTGGTGGGCACGGCCGGGTCGGCGGCCCGGGCGCTGGAGCTGGACCGGGAGCTGGCACCGGACCTGGTGCTGCTCGACCAGTACCTGCCGGACCGGCTGGGCAGCGAGCTGCTGCCCGAACTCGGCGCCGACGTGTTGATGGTGACGGCGGCCGCGGACGCCGGCCAGGTGCGGGCGGCGCTGGGCGGCGGTGCGGTCGGCTACTTGATCAAGCCGTTCGACGCCGCCGCGCTGACCGACCGGCTGGCCGGCTACGCCCGCTTCCGGCTGCAGCTGGGGGCCGACCGCACGCTGGACCAGGAGCAGGTGGACCGCGCGCTGCGGGCGCTGCACGGCACCGACCGCGGCGGTCGGCCGCGCCGACCGCGCGAGACACCGACCGGCGAGCGGGTGGCCGAGGCGGTGCGCGGCGCGGCCGGCCCGGTGACGGCCAGTCAGCTGGCCACCGTGCTGGGCGTCTCCCGGCCGACCGCCCAGCGCTACCTGGCTGACCTGGCGGCCGACGGCACGGTGCGGGTGGAGCTGCGGTACGGCGCGGCGGGGCGGCCGGAGCACCTGTACTCGTGGAACGGCGGCTGA
- a CDS encoding nucleotidyltransferase domain-containing protein yields MDQDLTAQAHRLVAEYFPDALAALLAGSAAAGRASASSDLDLAVLVAPGGETYRETVRFEGRPAELFVHTEPGLAELFAFDAASRRAVLQHMYADGVLLLDRAGAGARARARAAAELRQGPPVLGPQAVEAKRYALTDLLADLPDAREPIERLAVAGAVLDTAADLLCDHRRAWTGSGKWLPRRLLAADPQLGAALLEGHRRLCETHSPTPLADAATAVLDLVGGPLCAGYRRTWSGTGGPAHSAPRG; encoded by the coding sequence ATGGATCAGGACCTGACGGCCCAGGCGCACCGCCTGGTGGCCGAGTACTTCCCCGACGCGCTCGCCGCCCTGCTCGCGGGGTCGGCCGCGGCGGGGCGGGCGAGTGCGTCGAGCGATCTCGACCTCGCCGTCCTGGTTGCGCCGGGCGGCGAGACCTACCGCGAGACGGTGCGCTTCGAGGGGCGCCCCGCCGAGCTCTTCGTGCACACCGAGCCCGGCCTCGCCGAGCTCTTCGCGTTCGACGCGGCGTCACGTCGCGCGGTGCTCCAGCACATGTACGCCGACGGCGTGCTGCTGCTCGACCGTGCCGGAGCGGGCGCCCGGGCGCGGGCCCGGGCGGCGGCGGAGCTGCGGCAGGGCCCGCCGGTGCTGGGCCCGCAGGCCGTCGAGGCGAAGCGGTACGCGCTCACCGACCTGCTCGCCGACCTGCCGGACGCCCGCGAGCCGATCGAGCGCCTGGCCGTCGCCGGGGCCGTGCTGGACACGGCCGCGGACCTGCTCTGCGACCACCGGCGGGCCTGGACCGGCAGCGGCAAGTGGCTCCCCCGCCGCCTCCTGGCCGCCGACCCGCAGCTCGGCGCAGCGCTGCTGGAGGGCCACCGCCGGCTCTGCGAGACGCACTCCCCCACCCCGCTGGCCGACGCCGCCACCGCCGTGCTCGACCTGGTCGGCGGCCCGCTCTGCGCCGGGTACCGCCGCACCTGGTCGGGCACCGGCGGCCCGGCCCACTCGGCGCCGCGCGGCTGA
- a CDS encoding nitronate monooxygenase, which produces MALTTELTELLDLRYPIVQAPMGGSAGGALAAAVSRAGGLGMVGGGTGDREWLDRELPLVARATDRPWGVGFLTWGVDAAAVERALEFGPAAVLLSFGDPGPLAERIHRSDALLMVQVTDLDEARRALDVGADVIVAQGTEGGGHGARRGRSTLPFVPLVVDLAGSVPVLAAGGIADGRGIAAALALGAAGALLGTRFQATAEALVDPAVTAAILAGRGQDTERSAVLDLARGSHWPVGKYTARTLGHPYLDRWRGREAELAADAPACQEYLEDVARGSVPPLPVWAGEAVDLVTDVPSAAELVAALAEQAQQALARAGRLRP; this is translated from the coding sequence ATGGCATTGACCACGGAGCTGACCGAACTGCTGGACCTGCGCTACCCCATCGTGCAGGCCCCGATGGGCGGATCGGCCGGGGGCGCGCTGGCGGCGGCCGTCTCCCGGGCCGGCGGGCTCGGGATGGTCGGCGGCGGGACCGGCGACCGGGAGTGGCTGGACCGGGAGCTGCCGCTCGTCGCGCGGGCCACCGACCGGCCCTGGGGCGTCGGCTTCCTGACCTGGGGGGTCGACGCCGCCGCCGTGGAGCGGGCGCTGGAGTTCGGGCCGGCGGCGGTGCTGCTGTCCTTCGGCGACCCGGGCCCGCTCGCCGAGCGGATCCACCGGTCGGACGCCCTGCTGATGGTCCAGGTCACCGACCTGGACGAGGCCCGGCGGGCGCTCGACGTGGGTGCTGATGTGATCGTGGCCCAGGGCACCGAGGGCGGCGGCCACGGCGCCCGGCGCGGGCGGTCCACGCTGCCGTTCGTGCCGCTGGTGGTGGACCTGGCGGGGTCGGTGCCGGTGCTGGCCGCCGGCGGGATCGCCGATGGCCGGGGCATCGCCGCCGCGCTGGCGCTGGGCGCGGCCGGCGCGCTGCTCGGCACCCGGTTCCAGGCCACGGCCGAGGCCTTGGTGGATCCGGCCGTCACCGCCGCGATCCTCGCCGGACGCGGCCAAGACACCGAGCGCAGCGCCGTGCTGGACCTGGCGCGTGGCTCGCACTGGCCCGTCGGGAAGTACACCGCCCGCACCCTCGGCCACCCCTACCTCGACCGCTGGCGCGGCCGCGAGGCCGAGCTGGCGGCGGACGCCCCGGCCTGCCAGGAGTACCTGGAGGACGTCGCGCGGGGCTCGGTCCCGCCGCTGCCGGTCTGGGCGGGCGAGGCCGTCGACCTGGTCACCGACGTTCCGTCAGCGGCCGAGCTGGTCGCCGCCCTGGCCGAGCAGGCGCAGCAGGCCCTCGCCCGCGCGGGCCGCCTGCGCCCCTGA
- a CDS encoding ankyrin repeat domain-containing protein, protein MADWYGVADRDVYSERFLAERDALADAAYRGDWHAVLTAVDATPELANSRRVGGRSGWTPLHQAAFHGAPVAVAEQLLAAGAWRTIRAVDGERPVDIATRLGHHQLVPLLRPAPRHEVADGDLRAMEHFLHALIRVRTESMGITARLLPPQVSVLGELPDARLHFAVPGMYGGFTTELKADQVQLEVRSFCRVAGGSGQTHRITPEECALIENGWG, encoded by the coding sequence GTGGCCGACTGGTACGGAGTGGCCGATCGGGACGTCTACAGCGAGCGGTTCCTCGCGGAACGCGACGCACTCGCCGACGCCGCCTACCGCGGCGACTGGCACGCGGTGCTGACGGCGGTCGACGCGACGCCGGAGCTCGCCAACTCCCGCCGGGTCGGCGGCCGCAGCGGGTGGACACCGCTCCACCAGGCCGCCTTCCACGGGGCCCCGGTCGCCGTGGCCGAACAGCTGCTGGCCGCCGGCGCCTGGCGCACCATCCGCGCGGTGGACGGTGAACGGCCGGTGGACATCGCCACCAGGCTCGGGCACCACCAGCTGGTTCCGCTGCTCCGCCCGGCCCCGCGGCACGAGGTGGCGGACGGCGACCTGCGCGCCATGGAGCACTTCCTGCACGCGCTGATCCGGGTGCGCACCGAGTCGATGGGGATCACCGCCCGACTGCTGCCGCCGCAGGTCAGTGTGCTCGGCGAGCTCCCGGACGCCCGCCTGCACTTCGCGGTGCCGGGCATGTACGGCGGATTCACCACCGAACTGAAGGCCGATCAGGTCCAGCTGGAGGTCCGCAGCTTCTGCCGGGTGGCCGGCGGCTCCGGCCAGACGCACCGGATCACCCCCGAGGAGTGCGCCCTGATCGAGAACGGCTGGGGGTGA
- a CDS encoding alkaline phosphatase family protein gives MSPMTRRRLLGAAAGVAGGAAAMSLLPPSVQQAVAAGVPRSGSLQDVEHVVLLMQENRSFDHYFGTLSGVRGFADPHALRLPDGRPVFYQPDSVNPDGYLLPFHLDTRTTSAQAIPSTSHAWAVQHQAWNNGRMDQWLPAHRAADGVNGPYVMGYYTREDIPFQYALADAFTICDNYFCSVQGPTWPNRLYWMTGSIDPDGTGGGPIIQNSAPTPLTWTTYAEQLEDAGVSWKVYQESDNYGTDVLSLFANFQNAQPGDPLYDKGMAAQPTGTFEEDARNGNLPAVSWILPTSYQSEHPDYLPAAGADFVAAKIEAIASNPELWAKTVFILNYDENDGLFDHVAPPVPSDPQEPGEHIQGLPIGGGFRVPCIIVSPWTVGGWVASEAFDHTSVLQFLERFTGVSAANVTDWRRRTFGDLTSAFQFGRAAAAPPLPPTAAQLALAEQEVADNPKPTLPGARQSFPRQEPGRRPRR, from the coding sequence ATGTCCCCGATGACCCGACGCAGGCTGCTGGGCGCGGCGGCCGGCGTGGCCGGCGGCGCGGCCGCGATGTCGCTGCTGCCGCCGAGCGTCCAGCAGGCGGTGGCGGCCGGTGTTCCGCGCAGCGGCTCGCTGCAGGACGTGGAGCACGTGGTCCTGCTGATGCAGGAGAACCGGTCCTTCGACCACTACTTCGGCACCCTGTCCGGGGTGCGCGGCTTCGCCGACCCGCACGCGCTGCGGCTGCCCGACGGGCGTCCGGTCTTCTACCAGCCCGACAGCGTGAACCCGGACGGCTACCTGCTCCCGTTCCACCTGGACACCCGCACCACCAGCGCGCAGGCGATCCCGTCCACCAGCCACGCCTGGGCGGTGCAGCACCAGGCCTGGAACAACGGCCGGATGGACCAGTGGCTGCCCGCGCACCGGGCGGCCGACGGCGTCAACGGCCCGTACGTGATGGGCTACTACACCCGCGAGGACATCCCGTTCCAGTACGCGCTGGCGGACGCCTTCACCATCTGCGACAACTACTTCTGCTCGGTGCAGGGCCCGACCTGGCCCAACCGCCTCTACTGGATGACCGGTTCGATCGACCCGGACGGCACCGGCGGCGGCCCGATCATCCAGAACTCCGCGCCGACCCCGCTCACCTGGACCACCTACGCGGAGCAGTTGGAGGACGCGGGCGTCTCCTGGAAGGTCTACCAGGAGAGCGACAACTACGGCACCGACGTGCTCTCGCTGTTCGCCAACTTCCAGAACGCGCAGCCCGGCGACCCGCTCTACGACAAGGGCATGGCCGCCCAGCCGACCGGCACCTTCGAGGAGGACGCCCGCAACGGCAACCTGCCCGCCGTCTCCTGGATCCTGCCGACCAGCTACCAGTCCGAGCACCCCGACTACCTGCCGGCGGCCGGCGCCGACTTCGTCGCCGCCAAGATCGAGGCGATCGCGTCCAATCCGGAGCTGTGGGCCAAGACCGTCTTCATCCTCAACTACGACGAGAACGACGGCCTGTTCGACCACGTCGCCCCGCCGGTCCCGAGCGACCCCCAGGAACCGGGGGAGCACATCCAGGGCCTGCCGATCGGCGGCGGCTTCCGGGTGCCGTGCATCATCGTCTCGCCGTGGACGGTCGGCGGCTGGGTCGCCTCCGAGGCCTTCGACCACACCTCGGTGCTGCAGTTCCTGGAGCGCTTCACCGGCGTGAGCGCCGCGAACGTCACCGACTGGCGGCGCCGGACCTTCGGGGACCTGACCTCCGCCTTCCAGTTCGGCCGGGCCGCCGCCGCGCCGCCGCTGCCCCCGACGGCCGCTCAGCTCGCGCTGGCCGAGCAGGAGGTGGCCGACAACCCCAAGCCGACCCTGCCCGGTGCCCGTCAGTCCTTCCCCCGCCAGGAGCCGGGCCGGCGCCCCCGGCGCTGA
- a CDS encoding alpha/beta fold hydrolase, translated as MTISSLRLDGRHLAYRQSAGQDHPVILIHGNSSSSRTWQPLLDGPFGERFRCLAFDLPGHGGSAPAPDAESYSLPGYAAVLRRFAEALGAEDALIVGHSLGGHIALEAAPALGRAAGFAVFGTPPMADLAAMPHAFLPNPLVEIGFTPNPTAAEASAYAAGQFAPGSEYPVAPLAADILATDPAARGGLGASLTTGGFADELAVAVALGPALAILHGEHDQLVSGAHLDSLALPELWRGGVQTIVGVGHSPQLERPEALAALLTAFAEDRLRR; from the coding sequence ATGACCATCAGCTCACTCCGTCTCGACGGCCGGCACCTGGCGTACCGCCAGAGCGCCGGCCAGGACCACCCCGTGATCCTGATCCACGGGAACTCCTCGTCCTCGCGCACCTGGCAGCCCCTGCTCGACGGCCCCTTCGGCGAGCGCTTCCGCTGCCTCGCGTTCGACCTGCCCGGGCACGGCGGTTCCGCGCCCGCACCCGACGCCGAGAGCTACTCGCTGCCCGGCTACGCGGCGGTGCTGCGCCGGTTCGCCGAGGCCCTGGGCGCCGAGGACGCACTGATCGTCGGCCACAGCCTCGGCGGGCACATCGCCCTGGAGGCCGCGCCCGCGCTCGGCCGGGCCGCCGGGTTCGCAGTGTTCGGGACACCGCCGATGGCCGACCTGGCGGCGATGCCGCACGCCTTCCTGCCGAACCCGCTGGTCGAGATCGGCTTCACCCCGAACCCGACCGCCGCCGAGGCGAGCGCCTACGCGGCCGGCCAGTTCGCGCCCGGCTCCGAGTATCCGGTCGCGCCGCTCGCTGCCGACATCCTCGCCACCGACCCCGCCGCCCGGGGCGGTCTCGGCGCCAGCCTCACCACCGGCGGCTTCGCCGACGAGCTCGCCGTGGCCGTCGCCCTCGGCCCGGCGCTGGCGATCCTGCACGGCGAGCACGACCAGCTGGTCAGCGGCGCGCACCTGGACTCCCTCGCGCTGCCGGAGCTGTGGCGGGGCGGGGTGCAGACGATCGTCGGCGTCGGGCACTCGCCGCAGCTGGAGCGCCCGGAGGCGCTGGCGGCCCTGCTGACCGCGTTCGCCGAGGACCGGCTCCGCCGCTGA
- a CDS encoding RICIN domain-containing protein, producing MTKGKGRSAATVAALGVAASLIAFGPATSAQAAGGGGEILIGSTGKCLDNWRSHNADGNTIDQYKCNGSAAQKWSIDYYESNGGLYYYRIRNVATNKCLNVQGQSQNAGAKIVLWDCNGQSDERFNPSEIGSGYYLWRNQNSDKCLNVAGNSGNDGAWIIQYYCDPNAADEWFG from the coding sequence ATGACCAAGGGGAAGGGCAGGAGCGCCGCCACCGTCGCCGCGCTCGGCGTCGCGGCCAGTCTGATCGCCTTCGGGCCGGCGACCAGCGCGCAGGCGGCCGGCGGCGGGGGCGAGATCCTGATCGGCAGCACGGGCAAGTGCCTGGACAACTGGCGCAGCCACAACGCCGACGGGAACACGATCGACCAGTACAAGTGCAACGGCAGCGCGGCCCAGAAGTGGAGCATCGACTACTACGAGAGCAACGGCGGCCTGTACTACTACCGCATCCGCAACGTCGCCACCAACAAGTGCCTCAACGTCCAGGGGCAGAGCCAGAACGCGGGCGCGAAGATCGTGCTGTGGGACTGCAACGGCCAGTCGGACGAGCGGTTCAACCCCAGCGAGATCGGCAGCGGCTACTACCTGTGGCGCAACCAGAACAGCGACAAGTGCCTGAACGTGGCCGGGAACAGCGGCAACGACGGCGCGTGGATCATCCAGTACTACTGCGATCCGAACGCCGCCGACGAGTGGTTCGGCTAG